The genome window CAGGGCTTCCTCTCGCGGGAAGAACCATTCAGCTTTCATCAACTTCCGGTACTCTTAGTTCAGTTTCTGTGGTTACCGGTGCCAACGGTGTATCGCCTGTTGTTTCACTTTCACAGGGCGCCGGAAATTCGGCCACCATCACTGCGACAGCAAACGTATTTATTCCGCAGGGCACACGGTATGTTCATACCATCAGCCCGAATGATTATCAGAAATTAGTTCTTGCCACACCAGGAGCCGCAGAAAGAACCACTACTTCAGAAATTACCTGGTATAATTCACAGCCGGGTGTCTGCGATCTTAATGGTTATCAGACCTTTACCCAGGGCGGCTGGAGCAGCCCCAATAACAGCGGCCCGGGAACTATCCGCCAGGCGCACTTCAGTTCTGTATTCCCGAACGGTTTCACCATCGGCGGAGGTTCTAATAAAGCAACATTTACCTCAGCAACCGCAGTCAGAGATTTTCTCCCGGCCGGCGGTACTGCAGGCCAGCTGACTGGCACAACCGTTAACCCGAGTTCAAATAATCCGCTTATTAAAAGTGCGGGCGTTCTGGCAGGACAGGTTATAGCAGCTACCATGAACGTGTATTATAGTGAGGCCGGATATCTGGGAACAAACCCGAATCCTCTCGGGAATTTAGTATTTACCAGCGGTCCGTTCACCGGAATGAGCATATATGATTTCCTCACACTTGCTAATCAGGCGCTCAGCGGTGCAAATACCGGATTTACCTATTCACAGATTAATGATGCAGCCACATCAATAAATGAAAATTTTAACAGCGGTTCAGGTCATGAAGGTAACTTTACCTGCGCACCGACCGTTCTTCCGGCAAGTCTTGGTGATAAAGTATGGTTTGATACCGATAAAGACGGTATCCAGGATGCCGGTGAAAATGGCGTTTCCGGAGTTACCGTACGTCTTTTTGACTGCTCAAACAACCAGATTGCAGTTACAACAACCAATGCTTCAGGAAATTATCTTTTCAGCAATCTGACACCGGGCAGCTACTATGTTCAGTTTGAACTCCCCTCAGGTCATGTATTTACTCTGAAAGATCAGAGCGCTGATGATAATGCTGATTCAGATGCAGATGTTCTTACCGGAAAAACCGTTTGTACAGATCTGGTAAGCGGAGAGAATGATTTAAGCTGGGATGCAGGTATTCATCTTGCACCTGATGTTTGCATCACCTCATGGACCGGTTCACTTGACAATGCTTCAACTCTCTGCGAACATAACCCCACAACGGTTAGTGTTAACGGAAGCGTGAATATTACTCCTTCAAACGGAATAGGCAAACTTCGCACCTCGTGGGAAATAATTGCTCCTGCAGATCTGGTTACCAGTCCTGTTTACGGGACAACCGATCTTACCGGAAACCTGAATTTCAGCATTACCGGAAACTGGCCTGGCGTGCGCTCAACAGATACTGAAGTGAGAATCAGATTCTCCGCAGTAGTGCTTGACTGTAATGACCATGTACTTGGTTCACCTGTTACAACTGATATATACTGGACGCCGGCTGTCTGCCCGCCTCCGCCTCCGCAGTCTGCAGATATTCAGGTGGTTAAAACCTCCAATATATCCAGCGTGGTTAACGGAGAAAATATCATCTTCACCGTAACCGTAACCAATCTTGGCGCCAGCAATGCTTCCAACGTGGTTGTTGAAGACCTGCTGCCTGCCGGCATGAACTATGTAAGCCACACTGCAACCGCAGGCACCTACAGCGAAACCAGCGGTCTCTGGACCATCCCTGCTCTTGCAAACGGTGCATCTGCAGCGCTTACGCTTACTGCTGAAGCAGATCTGCTTGCTAACGGCGGTCTTATTAATCTTGGACCGGCAGCTGATTTCAACCTGTTTGTTCTGAATGACCTGAATCAGCCGTCATCAGATACTGAAGGAAAAGCAGCAATCGGAAGAAATGCTTCACTGGCAGGTTACAGCGTTGGTGATAAGCTCCCGATGGCTCCGTTCGGCGCGCAGGATGTTCTGGTTGTCGGCGGAAACCTCACCTTCACATCAGGTGCGGTATATAACGGAAATATTGTATATGGTGTATCCTCCAATCTTCCGATCTATCCGGTTAGCACAACCGGCGGAACGGTATATCAGGGTACTCCTATTGATTTTAATGCTGCAAGCGCTCATCTGAACACCTTAAGCGCCCAGCTTGCTTTCTATCCTCCGAACGGTTCAGTCACACTGCAGTTCGGCGGAATGTTCCTCCAGGGTGATGATCCGCAGCTGAACGTGTTCAGCGTAAACTCTGCCGATATGGCAACCATTAACGATCTGCAGATTCATGTTCCTAACGGATCTGTGGTTCTGGTTAACGTTACCGGCGGCAGCACAAGCTGGTCGGGCGGTTTTGAACTTTTTGGTACCGCACGGAATAATGTTCTCTTTAACTTCTACAATGTACCGCAGCTTACCATTTCAGGTATTGATGTTACTGCATCAATCCTTGCTCCTACAACAAGTGTAAACTTTATTGCAGGTGTGCAGAATGGCCAGATGATCTGCTATAACATGACCGGACAGGGACAGTTTAACAATGCTCCGTTCCAGGGTGTTGTGCCTCTTAATGAGCAGTTAGTGAATATAGCTTCATTAGTAAGCTCATTTCCTGCAGACCTTAACGCAGCAAA of Ignavibacteriales bacterium contains these proteins:
- a CDS encoding choice-of-anchor A family protein — translated: MKNLTTLFLLLFSVAVFGSSDSSSSNKVQLPESYFAGAGLEGNSSVRVLSTGSGRNTTFTNPYTNASMTVFAGALNATLDGNSVKLFCIDLRKNLAFYTVNQPHTYTDDGVTISQITYILNNYYPYVNHPYPGSLSDINREAAAVQLAVWYFSDGVSASTVTDATTKNRALAIIADANANAGSVLPVNTLIITPATQNVAAGQGVTFTVAAYDAAGLPLAGRTIQLSSTSGTLSSVSVVTGANGVSPVVSLSQGAGNSATITATANVFIPQGTRYVHTISPNDYQKLVLATPGAAERTTTSEITWYNSQPGVCDLNGYQTFTQGGWSSPNNSGPGTIRQAHFSSVFPNGFTIGGGSNKATFTSATAVRDFLPAGGTAGQLTGTTVNPSSNNPLIKSAGVLAGQVIAATMNVYYSEAGYLGTNPNPLGNLVFTSGPFTGMSIYDFLTLANQALSGANTGFTYSQINDAATSINENFNSGSGHEGNFTCAPTVLPASLGDKVWFDTDKDGIQDAGENGVSGVTVRLFDCSNNQIAVTTTNASGNYLFSNLTPGSYYVQFELPSGHVFTLKDQSADDNADSDADVLTGKTVCTDLVSGENDLSWDAGIHLAPDVCITSWTGSLDNASTLCEHNPTTVSVNGSVNITPSNGIGKLRTSWEIIAPADLVTSPVYGTTDLTGNLNFSITGNWPGVRSTDTEVRIRFSAVVLDCNDHVLGSPVTTDIYWTPAVCPPPPPQSADIQVVKTSNISSVVNGENIIFTVTVTNLGASNASNVVVEDLLPAGMNYVSHTATAGTYSETSGLWTIPALANGASAALTLTAEADLLANGGLINLGPAADFNLFVLNDLNQPSSDTEGKAAIGRNASLAGYSVGDKLPMAPFGAQDVLVVGGNLTFTSGAVYNGNIVYGVSSNLPIYPVSTTGGTVYQGTPIDFNAASAHLNTLSAQLAFYPPNGSVTLQFGGMFLQGDDPQLNVFSVNSADMATINDLQIHVPNGSVVLVNVTGGSTSWSGGFELFGTARNNVLFNFYNVPQLTISGIDVTASILAPTTSVNFIAGVQNGQMICYNMTGQGQFNNAPFQGVVPLNEQLVNIASLVSSFPADLNAANNSSSVQFTVTNVQQTGGTPGGGQWQLVSSIAVQQTVLTLANTSSGAILAGTEGGKIYMSTDNGGSWSIINPDMTVGYIWSLKVNSAGAIFAATDDGIYRSTNNGTTWALTELGGKDVRALDILANGDMLAGTWGFGVYISTDNGSTWNPSNGGLTAPAVHALTHTATAVFAGTFQGGIFRSLDGGNSWSPLVIEYEHIWSMGVTSTGVLFAGTYGRGLFYSVNNGDTWLPAVGIPSSFIYAISVDVNDNVYVSTWAGGVYAAQGGSFNDAPGLGSSPLSTFDWTPIGMQGYGVSSLLANLQTGALYLGTREGQFYLNDSPLAVKESKEDYIPSDFALEQNYPNPFNPETRIRFALPVKQNVTLTVYNILGQKVRTLLAQELEAGVYSVSFQAQELASGVYIYRLQTDKATLTKKMVLQK